One Triticum dicoccoides isolate Atlit2015 ecotype Zavitan chromosome 3B, WEW_v2.0, whole genome shotgun sequence genomic window, CGCCAAGCCATGCGCGAAGGATAGGGCCCACGACACAGAGTCGGCATAGGTGGGCCTGAGCACGTCGGGGGCGAGTAGCCGTACTGGGTGTTGAGGCCGGTGGTGAATGCGGGGAGGGCGTGCATGGGTCGGGGTTGAAGACGAGGGGGAGGGGGCATAGAGCCATGCaggaaggtgatgttggggttggaGCCGCCAAGCGCGTCGCAGTCGACATAGTCAGGCGAGGGCGCGTACCCCCACACCGGCGACACGACGCTCTGCTAGCTACCCCACGCGCCTTGTGGGTACTGGCCAGCCTGTTGAGGCGGAAGGAGCTGGCGCTCGTTCGCCATGCCTGCGCGAGACTACTCCTCCTGCTCTGCCGCCGCGTCCCTGCCCTTATTCATGTTGATCCTATTCCGCCGATCGGTGGTGACCGCCGCCGGTGATCAATACCGGCCTTCCACTGGGCGTTCGTCAAGCCCGAGGGCCTTGGCATCggtgccctcggcttcctctgctttggCTGGCCGGGATCGGTGGCTAGGCGAGGGGGCGCATACTTCTTCAGCGGCATGGCGGGCAGATCTGGGTAGAGAATGGCGGGAGCTgcaggggagaagggggccggTAGGGGGAAAATGGAGGGGAAGGGGAAAATCGGCCGGTGTCGCCGACAGTGAGGGCCCACGCGCCTTTTCGCTTCAACCGGCGGCCCAGGCGCTCCCCCATGCGCTGGGTTCCGCTTGGGTTCGCAGGTTGTAATTTCGGCCCAACAGACGGAAAAGGAGGATCTGGGACGCGGTTGGGCGATTTTTTCAACGTGAGCGGTAAAAAAACGCCCTGTTAggggtgtggggtgtgtgtgtgtgtgtgtgtgttgcggcGGCAGGAGATGCTGTAAGGTCTGActtatagctggccaaacgggccgggatAGTTGGGCCGGCCCGGTAGCACGGCCGGCACGGCACGGGCCTGGCACGGCACGGCACGTGCTAAACGGGCCGggcccggcacgcggcacgccaagggccgtgcctgggcctgaagggcgagcacgcgggccggcacggcacgaccCGATtaactttttttatatttttttatgtattttAATATGGGCCAACAGGTAAAAATAGGCTAAAAAACGCTCAATGCGCAAAATAGGAGGTAGATTAGTGGGCCTGGCGTGCCGGTGGGCCGGCCCGATTAGCATACGGGCCGTGCCTGGGCTGCAGGCTGCAGCACGCGGgctggcacggcacggcccgtataataatcgtgcctaggcgggccgggccgtgccaggcacgattaggatgggccgtgccgtgccgggccgggccggcccgtttggccagctatagtCTGACTTTGGGTCGGCCTCGTTCTGCGTTCTGTGGACCGAAAATGCCGGCCAGGCGGGGCCCATATGGCGAGTTTGTTGTTGTATCGTAGTAGTCGGCTTGCTAGTTGCCAACTTGCCATAGGACGAACACGGCCGGATCGCTTTCCAAACTAGTTCTACCCACCCGGCGGCTGTCGGTCTCcatctccacctccacctccacctcctcaatcCTCTTTTTAATCCCTCTCCCCAGTCGCCTTGGATCCTCGAGCGAGTAATCCCACGAACTCCCGCTGGGTAGATTAGGGTTCCTGCTCAGATCTAGGCGTCCTGCGGCCGAGGCCGTACGCTCACCCCACCTTCGCGTTGGCGGCCGCCCCGGCTGATCGACGCATCCGTGGGCCTCCTCCTCCCCAGCTCTCCCGCAACCACCAGGTGCCATCCGACCCAGTGCTCAGCCGCCTCAATCCGCTGCCCTCCCCCGCGTACGGCCCGACGAATTTTCGCTTAGGGTCTAGGGTTCCTGCGGCCGAGCCAGTCCTCTAATCTCTACCTACTTGCTGCTTAGATAGGTTCTGTTCCTGCTCAGATCTGGGCATCCTGCAGCCGAGCCCCAGCCTTCTAACCCCAACGAGTTTTTGCTGCTTACATTAGGGTCTAGGGTTCCTGCTCACATCTGGACTTCCTGCGGCGGGcgaagatgaaggagaatagcCACCCCGCCGGGGGATCCAAAGTAGCCGCCGCTACCTCTGTTGCCTCTGCTTCTCATGGCAAGGGAATCAGGATTAAGCTgaagaaatccaatctcgtttgggGAGGCGATGGACAAGATGCGATAGCGGCACTGCATGGCTCGTCTGAAGAAGGATCATGGAAGAAAATCTCCCCAACTAATCTCATCAATCGCTTGCGAGCGATGAAGCGCTCCACTCCACCTGAGTCGCCCTCAAGCAGAGAGGCCTGTTCTCCACTCTCTAGGAAGAAGAAAAGGATCAAGCGGATTCATCTGGTGCCAGTGGTGAAGCGCTTCAGCCCACCATTGACAGGGCCCAGCAATTCCGATGCCCTTTCTAGGAAGAAGCACATTATCAAACGGATTGTTGTTGTGCGAGTGACGCCAAAGCGCTCCCGCCGACCTGAGTCACCATCCAGCAACACTGATGGCGAAACACAGTCAACTGGAGATGCCTCTGCTTCCATTTATAGGAAGAAGAAAATTATTAAGAGGGTCTTGGACATTGGCCAGCCGAAGGTGGACATCGCCTCGTTGATTTTCACGCCAGCAAGGGATAGCTGCTCTTGCCACTCTCCGACAAATGAACCCCTTTTAGAAGAAGAGTTTGCCACGTCGAAGCAAATGATGAATGACAGCATAAGCAAGCCAGATGGCGTTGAGCCTGCCAACTATTGTGTCGATGCAAATCCAAGGATGGACAAATTAATTCCTCCTGCTAGCCGCAGCAAGAGCAGTTCAGAAGAAAGTACATGGACACAAGAGAAGATGGTAAACATCCCAATCCTAGCTACAGAAGAGAAGAAGGTTCTAACTGACCACAAACAAGAACAGGGACCAGAGGAATTACAAAACCTCCTTGATCTGGACCAAGAGTCCATCATGATGAAGACCAGATTTCTCATTGAGAAGTTGAACTCTGCTAATGTACTAGTATTTCCTTATACGTGTGATGAAAAGCAGCAGGTTGAGGTCTACCAGCGGCTCTCCCGGTACTACATTGAAGCCCTCAAGGTATCTGTTTTTTTTGGGTGAACTTTACCTTGATCATCAGGATATTTAATTTGGAAATGAAACAACATTAGCTTTACAGTTTTCATGATATATTACCTGGTTGGTTTGGCCTGTGTATTTTAGTAGTCTGATGTCTCTGCTTTTGCGTTTGTATTCATTTACTTTCTGCTTTTCTACTGCAGTTGTCCTCTCTTGAAAAGGAACTGGATGATGCACAAAGTAACAAGGATTTGGACCCTCTGCATGTATATGAAAATATTTTCCTTAAGCGTGTCGAAAAGGATCCTGAATGGTACTTCCATCCCGAACAATGCAAGCTTGCTGGCTTGGACGACTACCAGCGGCTAGTGCTTCGTGATGATGTAGGTCAACAATACGACTCCTCCATGCCATTTAGTTTAACTTTCATTTgtgctgacttgatcaaatttgttTCTGCAACCACAGTTAATCTGCATTCTGTTTAAAACTACATCATGCTGAGGTTGGGGAagaatttttttgtttgtttggttgGACTTTATGATACTCAATGTTCTCATGCCGGTAAGGTGTCCTAAGGCTCCACCGCCTTGACGCCTGCCAGGCAAAATTCCAAGGCCCTAGGAGGGCGCCTTGCCGCATAAGTTTCCAAAGCGGGACGCCTTAAAATCCATGATTGCACTCCTTATGAACGGAACTTGTCAATAACTTCTTTTGGTAGTCATGATTAACTCAGCAAGTGCATAATGTTTCTTTATGTGCTCCAGTATTAGCAGCTTAATGTTCTACAATTGACATTTCCTTTGTGTGCAGCCAATGTACGGAGATTGGGATGAGTACCGCCTGACTTACCATACGTACCGTGGAGATCTAGAATATGTCAAGTTCCGTG contains:
- the LOC119278089 gene encoding uncharacterized protein LOC119278089 isoform X2 is translated as MKENSHPAGGSKVAAATSVASASHGKGIRIKLKKSNLVWGGDGQDAIAALHGSSEEGSWKKISPTNLINRLRAMKRSTPPESPSSREACSPLSRKKKRIKRIHLVPVVKRFSPPLTGPSNSDALSRKKHIIKRIVVVRVTPKRSRRPESPSSNTDGETQSTGDASASIYRKKKIIKRVLDIGQPKVDIASLIFTPARDSCSCHSPTNEPLLEEEFATSKQMMNDSISKPDGVEPANYCVDANPRMDKLIPPASRSKSSSEESTWTQEKMVNIPILATEEKKVLTDHKQEQGPEELQNLLDLDQESIMMKTRFLIEKLNSANVLVFPYTCDEKQQVEVYQRLSRYYIEALKLSSLEKELDDAQSNKDLDPLHVYENIFLKRVEKDPEWYFHPEQCKLAGLDDYQRLVLRDDPMYGDWDEYRLTYHTYRGDLEYVKFREEISVKIKWIEDEAALFGDQRMKNELVALFQSLKIALQFRNIPGRSVMSGFREHINNLRFDFKDRKDLVGLYLELWKRVAKNKVNFGEALRQLYKEDIFPSRKGLIEFALDSCPDTSLIKYNYDTYVDGIDEKLPEEKAHPLITEAVKKMFKKKRNYLDYTRKKLEIAARIGLIPTT
- the LOC119278089 gene encoding uncharacterized protein LOC119278089 isoform X1, whose protein sequence is MKENSHPAGGSKVAAATSVASASHGKGIRIKLKKSNLVWGGDGQDAIAALHGSSEEGSWKKISPTNLINRLRAMKRSTPPESPSSREACSPLSRKKKRIKRIHLVPVVKRFSPPLTGPSNSDALSRKKHIIKRIVVVRVTPKRSRRPESPSSNTDGETQSTGDASASIYRKKKIIKRVLDIGQPKVDIASLIFTPARDSCSCHSPTNEPLLEEEFATSKQMMNDSISKPDGVEPANYCVDANPRMDKLIPPASRSKSSSEESTWTQEKMVNIPILATEEKKVLTDHKQEQGPEELQNLLDLDQESIMMKTRFLIEKLNSANVLVFPYTCDEKQQVEVYQRLSRYYIEALKLSSLEKELDDAQSNKDLDPLHVYENIFLKRVEKDPEWYFHPEQCKLAGLDDYQRLVLRDDPMYGDWDEYRLTYHTYRGDLEYVKFREEISVKIKWIEDEAALFGDQRMKNELVALFQSLKIALQFRNIPGRSVMSGFREHINNLRFDFKDRKDLVGLYLELWKRVAKNKVNFGEALRQLYKEDIFPSRKGLIEFALDSCPDTSLIKYNYDTYVDGIDEKLPEEKAHPLITEAVKKMFKKKRNYLDYTRKKLEIAARIGLIPTTA